From the genome of Roseofilum reptotaenium CS-1145:
TGAATGAGAAAAGAGTCGGTTTGTTACCACAACATCTCTATCATTGTAGTCGAGAAGATGAACGCAGATTTGAGAGAGACTACGGGAAAAGTTTAGGCATTTCTGATGAAGCTTATGGAGAAGGTGCGGGTTATTCTCGTGAAAGTCTCTTTGCTTGGGCAGATGTCATTTACTGTATTAAAGTTCCCCAACCCCAAGATTATCAATATTTTAGACAGAATCAAACTCTGGTCGGTTGGATTCATCCCTTTGGTGCATCAGGAAGACATTTTAGGGAACATTGCGCTGAACCGAAAAATATCCAACTGTTTGATGTGACAAACCGCATTTCAACTCGGGTAACTCAACGACAAATAGAAACACTAAATATTCCTAGGGATATTACTCATAAGAATAGTGTAATAGCAGGTTACGCTTCCATGATGCAAGCGACGGTGTTGCGTGGGGGGATTACTCAAAACGATCGAGTTGCTGTATTCGGTGGAGGCAATGTGGCTTATGGTGTTTTGAAATTTTTAGCCAGTCAAGGAATCGATCCTTTATTGCGTCGCCGAAGTACTATCGATCTAGTACAGCAAGAATTTCAAGATTATGATATTTTTATCAATACAGTGGAAATTAGTCAGGGAGATGCACCTATTGTCACTTTGGAGATGCTAGATTTGATGAGATCTACGGGTTGGATTATTGATGCGGCAGCCGATACAGGTAGAGCCATTCAAGGGACTCGCGCAACTAAAATTGAAGATCCAATCTATCAAGATGAGCAAGGACATACATTTTATGTCGTTGATAATTCTCCATCTCTGCTGTATCGAGAAAGTAGTGAAGCTGTTAGTGAAGGTTATGCCAAGAATTTTTGGTTTAAGCCCATGAGCTATTGGTATAGTGATTTCTGTATTGCCCCTTAAACCAATATCATATTAAAAAACAGAAAAATGTCAACTAATTTTCAAGTTCGCTTACCGGATAATATCAAAGATTTACCCATTAATGAGGAATATTTTTTTATTACGGAAAATGGTCAAGAGCGGCGCTTAAAGCTCCATGATTATGCAGAAGTTTATCGGATTCCTGGGCTTTATAACTATTTGGCGTTAGAGAAACTTGCCTATCGCTCTCCTGAAGTGATGACTACTTTATTAACGGAAAATGTACAAGAGAGCGGTGAGTCGATTCAGGAATTAAAACTATTAGAACTCGGTGCTGGTAGTGGATTATTTGGTCAAGCGGTTACTAAGCTTGGAGTGACATCTATTATTGGGATTGATATTGTGCCTGAAGCGGCTGAAGCTTGTCGAAGAGATTATCCGGGAGTCTATGAAGAGTACTTTGTGGAAGATATGACTGAATTATCACAGTCAACTCGCAAGCTTCTAGGGGAGAAAAAGTTAAATGGTTTTGTGTGTTGTTCGGCATTGAGTGATGGACATATTCCGGTCAAAGCTTTTATTACGGGGATGAACTTAATCAAGAATCAAGGCTGGGTATTGTTTAATGTGGCAAAATCGAGTTACGAATGCAAGGATGATTGTCCTGAGTTTGTCAAGTTTTACCGTCAGTCAGTGGAAAAAGGTTACTTAAACGTGCAGGCGACTCAAACCTATATTCATCGCTGTTTTTTTAACGGTAAATCTCTGGAATATGTGGCGATTTTAGCAAAAAAATAACAAAATTATCCCACTGAGTTAAGCTAGAAAGTTAGATGGATGCAGAGTTTTTAAAATCAATTATCGAGAACCGATTTGCTATCCCCGATCGCCATCAGGTTGCTGAACTAACCCCTAAGCTGATGGCGAATTTGGGGGAAGTAACCTGGGAATTGCGCGATCGCAGCTATATGACGTTGAGCGCCTGGATATGGGGATGGCACGATTGCACCTACTATAGCGATGCAGAGCTGCTGGAGCTGGCAGAACAGGCTAAACGTAATATTAAGATCGGTCTGGGTGAAGCCGAAAGCGATCGCGTATTTTTGCGAACTTATTCAATTTTGCTCTTAAATGACTTAACCGACTTCGATCGCCAGCATCCTTACTTAGACGAGCCAGAAATCCGCGATCG
Proteins encoded in this window:
- a CDS encoding class I SAM-dependent DNA methyltransferase, with the translated sequence MSTNFQVRLPDNIKDLPINEEYFFITENGQERRLKLHDYAEVYRIPGLYNYLALEKLAYRSPEVMTTLLTENVQESGESIQELKLLELGAGSGLFGQAVTKLGVTSIIGIDIVPEAAEACRRDYPGVYEEYFVEDMTELSQSTRKLLGEKKLNGFVCCSALSDGHIPVKAFITGMNLIKNQGWVLFNVAKSSYECKDDCPEFVKFYRQSVEKGYLNVQATQTYIHRCFFNGKSLEYVAILAKK